The sequence CACGACCGAGCGCTGCGGCTTCTTGGCCTTGGCGAAGGTGCGGCCCATTTCGATCAGCGCGGCGGTGCCGGTGGCGTTGTCGACGGCGCCGTTGTAGATGGTGTCGCCCTTGGCGTCGGGTTGTCCGATGCCAAGGTGGTCCC comes from Salifodinibacter halophilus and encodes:
- a CDS encoding M20/M25/M40 family metallo-hydrolase, with the protein product DHLGIGQPDAKGDTIYNGAVDNATGTAALIEMGRTFAKAKKPQRSVVFLAVTAEEKGLLGSEYYSAKPLYPLAKTVAVINTDALDP